A section of the Roseovarius sp. W115 genome encodes:
- a CDS encoding SCP2 sterol-binding domain-containing protein yields MSDVVAAAVEALSSKMSGGLDGSAKFVIEGEGAIVIDDDGVRAGDDDTDVTLTADVDTFQSILAGDLDPTAAFMSGKLAVDGDMGMAMKLGSVLS; encoded by the coding sequence ATGAGCGACGTAGTGGCAGCCGCAGTAGAGGCTTTGAGCAGCAAGATGAGCGGCGGCCTGGATGGCAGTGCGAAATTCGTCATCGAAGGCGAAGGGGCCATTGTGATCGATGATGATGGTGTACGTGCAGGCGATGATGACACCGATGTCACGCTGACCGCGGATGTTGACACCTTCCAATCCATTCTGGCGGGTGATCTTGATCCCACCGCTGCCTTCATGTCCGGCAAGCTGGCTGTAGATGGTGACATGGGCATGGCCATGAAACTTGGCAGTGTTCTGAGCTGA
- a CDS encoding alpha/beta hydrolase: MMQSAPFFSDMAEGPDGGAAYWITAKDGVRLRLGVWPGQSEGITGTVYLFPGRTEYVEKYGKTSLDLSRAGLHVAVIDWRGQGLADRVASDPILGHVHDFADYQLDVSAMIEAAEALDLPKPWFLLGHSMGGCIGLRSLMDGMPVEAAAFSAPMWGIHMSPHIRPFAWALSWASRYLGFDQRYAPGTLPEAYVLSEPFETNRLTTDTQMYDYMIRHVVEQPELRVGGPSLRWLYEGLAETRALSNMASPNVPCLVLLGTDEDIVDPARIHDRVARWPSAILDLAEGARHEVLMEETGTRTRADACVTKFFANYQSITACEPQATSAAPDAQSQAPSHRLRTGNA; encoded by the coding sequence ATGATGCAAAGCGCGCCGTTTTTCTCTGATATGGCCGAGGGCCCCGATGGGGGTGCTGCCTATTGGATCACGGCAAAGGATGGCGTGCGTTTGCGGCTTGGGGTATGGCCGGGGCAATCCGAGGGCATCACAGGAACGGTGTACCTGTTTCCGGGCCGCACTGAATATGTTGAAAAATATGGGAAAACCTCCCTTGACCTAAGCCGTGCGGGGCTGCACGTCGCCGTCATTGACTGGCGTGGCCAAGGGCTGGCCGATCGCGTGGCATCCGACCCGATACTGGGCCATGTTCATGATTTCGCTGACTATCAGCTAGACGTTTCCGCAATGATTGAGGCGGCTGAGGCGCTTGACCTTCCCAAGCCGTGGTTTCTTTTGGGGCATTCAATGGGAGGCTGCATCGGCCTTCGATCCTTGATGGATGGCATGCCGGTGGAAGCAGCCGCATTTTCTGCGCCCATGTGGGGCATTCACATGTCGCCCCATATACGCCCTTTTGCCTGGGCCCTGTCCTGGGCCAGCCGGTATCTAGGCTTTGACCAACGCTATGCGCCCGGCACTTTGCCAGAGGCGTATGTGTTGAGTGAACCTTTTGAAACCAATCGCCTGACCACTGACACGCAGATGTATGATTACATGATCCGTCATGTCGTAGAGCAGCCTGAGCTTCGGGTCGGCGGACCAAGCCTGCGCTGGTTGTACGAAGGCCTCGCAGAGACGCGTGCCTTGTCCAACATGGCCTCTCCAAACGTACCCTGCCTGGTCTTGCTCGGCACGGATGAAGACATTGTCGACCCCGCCCGCATCCATGACCGTGTGGCAAGGTGGCCCAGTGCGATACTGGATTTGGCCGAGGGCGCGCGGCACGAGGTTTTGATGGAAGAAACCGGCACACGCACCCGAGCAGACGCCTGCGTCACCAAGTTTTTCGCAAATTATCAGAGCATTACGGCATGCGAGCCACAGGCAACCTCTGCTGCCCCAGATGCTCAATCGCAAGCTCCATCACATCGCCTTCGGACAGGAAACGCTTAG
- a CDS encoding fumarylacetoacetate hydrolase family protein: protein MRFLRYGALGEEKPGVLDKDGKIRDLSAVMSDLSGAYLANLSSIDPERLPLVSGDPRIGPPVGHLGKLVCIGLNYTDHAEELGMPFPDHPVVFMKATSAIIGPNDTVRLPRGSTHGDWEIELGIVIGKPASYVSEDAALDHVAGYTIVNDVSERRFQMELSGQWTKGKSCDTFAPIGPWLVTPDEVGDVQNLSLSLDLNGERMQTGSTSKMIFSVAHIISHLSELMTLHPGDVIATGTPPGVGMGQTPKRFLSEGDVMELAIEHLGQQRLPVARMP from the coding sequence ATGCGATTTCTACGCTATGGGGCACTGGGCGAGGAAAAGCCCGGCGTTTTGGATAAAGACGGCAAGATCAGGGATTTGAGCGCTGTTATGTCCGATCTTTCAGGGGCTTACCTGGCTAACCTGTCCTCCATTGATCCCGAGCGCTTGCCTCTTGTCTCCGGCGATCCACGGATTGGGCCGCCGGTTGGCCATCTGGGCAAACTTGTGTGCATCGGGCTTAACTATACCGACCACGCCGAAGAGCTTGGGATGCCATTTCCCGATCACCCCGTGGTCTTTATGAAAGCCACGTCTGCGATCATCGGTCCCAATGACACTGTCAGACTGCCGCGCGGTTCGACCCATGGCGATTGGGAGATTGAACTTGGTATCGTGATCGGAAAACCAGCGTCTTACGTGAGTGAAGACGCGGCACTCGATCATGTCGCTGGCTATACTATCGTCAACGATGTTTCCGAACGGCGTTTTCAGATGGAGCTTTCGGGCCAATGGACCAAGGGCAAAAGCTGTGACACGTTTGCGCCCATCGGTCCCTGGCTGGTTACGCCGGATGAGGTGGGCGACGTGCAAAATCTGTCGCTTTCATTGGATTTGAATGGCGAACGCATGCAAACCGGCTCGACCTCAAAGATGATCTTTTCGGTCGCCCATATCATCTCTCATCTGAGCGAATTGATGACGTTGCATCCCGGGGACGTGATCGCGACAGGGACACCGCCGGGCGTCGGTATGGGGCAAACCCCTAAGCGTTTCCTGTCCGAAGGCGATGTGATGGAGCTTGCGATTGAGCATCTGGGGCAGCAGAGGTTGCCTGTGGCTCGCATGCCGTAA
- a CDS encoding ligase-associated DNA damage response exonuclease yields MVLEFKPHGIYCPAGDFFIDPWKPVDRALITHGHADHARPGHQRYLSTVSAAPVMRHRLGEITLETVRYGEAKQIGDATVSFHPAGHVPGSAQIRVEVKGEVWVVSGDYKTEPDRLSEPFEPVRCHSFISECTFGLPVFTWAQEDIVAKEINEWWAGNAAKGMFSLLEAYSLGKAQRVLSLLDPSIGPILTHGAVENTNAVLRAQGLALPNTCHVTPDLDPKSHPGAMVLAPPGALGSTWARRFRPNSTGFASGWMRLRGVRRRRAVDRGFVMSDHADWPGLNTAIRETNAENIYVTHGYTDIFARWLKESGLNTEIVPTEFTGETLDAATDDGDAA; encoded by the coding sequence ATGGTTTTAGAATTCAAACCCCATGGCATCTATTGCCCTGCCGGTGACTTTTTCATCGACCCATGGAAGCCGGTAGATCGGGCTCTGATCACCCATGGTCATGCGGACCATGCACGACCGGGGCATCAACGGTACTTGTCCACCGTATCCGCCGCACCGGTGATGCGGCATCGGTTGGGTGAGATCACACTTGAAACTGTGCGCTATGGTGAGGCGAAGCAGATAGGGGACGCGACCGTTTCTTTTCATCCCGCAGGCCATGTCCCCGGATCGGCGCAAATACGGGTTGAGGTGAAAGGCGAGGTTTGGGTTGTCTCGGGCGACTATAAAACCGAGCCGGATCGCTTGTCTGAGCCGTTTGAACCGGTGCGCTGTCACAGTTTCATCTCGGAATGCACCTTCGGCCTGCCTGTGTTCACCTGGGCGCAGGAAGACATCGTTGCAAAGGAAATCAACGAGTGGTGGGCGGGAAACGCGGCCAAAGGTATGTTCAGCCTTTTGGAGGCCTACTCGCTGGGTAAGGCACAGCGCGTTTTGTCGCTTTTGGATCCGTCCATCGGACCGATTCTGACCCATGGCGCAGTGGAAAACACCAATGCGGTATTGCGCGCGCAGGGGTTGGCCTTACCCAACACATGCCATGTAACACCTGATCTTGATCCCAAATCTCATCCCGGCGCGATGGTTCTTGCGCCACCGGGCGCGCTTGGAAGCACTTGGGCACGACGGTTCAGGCCCAATTCAACTGGTTTCGCAAGTGGCTGGATGCGTCTGCGTGGGGTGCGACGGCGACGTGCTGTGGATCGTGGGTTTGTGATGTCCGATCATGCCGATTGGCCGGGGTTGAATACGGCGATCAGAGAAACGAATGCGGAAAATATATATGTTACACATGGTTATACGGATATATTTGCGCGATGGCTGAAGGAAAGCGGGTTAAATACTGAAATCGTTCCAACAGAGTTCACCGGTGAGACGTTAGATGCTGCGACAGATGACGGTGACGCCGCATGA
- a CDS encoding M3 family oligoendopeptidase, with amino-acid sequence MIHLPFPVRDANAASGADNLGDLPEWNLDDLYTGEDAPELTRDLDWLEGACASFATDYEGKLGDLGADGLLKCIERNEKISNIAGRIMSYAGLRYYQVTTDGERAKFMSDCQEKITNFTTPLVFFTLELNRLDADALKAMYAENADLARYAPVIRRIQAMKPHQLSDELEKFLHDLGVVGDAWERLFDETIAGLTFDVDGDEMGIEATLNLLTEQDRNKREAASRELARVFQDNIKVFARVHNTSAKEKEVLDRWRNMPTAQTGRHLSNDVEAEVVEALRNAVVAAYPKLSHRYYELKRKWLGLDTMQVWDRNAPLPMEETRVIDWPQAQKMVMEAYSAFDPRMGDLADPFFNKGWIDAAVKPGKAPGAFAHPTVTNVHPYVMLNYLGKPRDVMTLAHELGHGVHQVLAAEQGELLSSTPLTLAETASVFGEMLTFRKMLDGAKDQAERKVLLAGKVEDMINTVVRQIAFYDFECKLHAARREGELTPEDIGALWMSVQGESLGPAFEFMDGYETFWAYIPHFVHSPFYVYAYAFGDGLVNALYAVYEENPDGFQDKYFDMLKAGGSMHHKELLAPFGLDASDPAFWDKGLSMISGFIDELEAMEG; translated from the coding sequence ATGATCCATCTTCCCTTTCCTGTCCGCGATGCCAATGCTGCCTCGGGCGCTGACAATCTTGGCGATTTGCCGGAATGGAACCTGGATGATCTCTACACCGGCGAGGATGCGCCAGAACTCACACGCGACCTGGACTGGTTAGAAGGCGCGTGCGCCAGTTTTGCGACCGATTACGAGGGTAAGCTTGGCGATCTCGGTGCGGACGGTCTGCTCAAATGTATTGAACGTAATGAAAAAATTTCCAACATCGCCGGGCGCATCATGTCCTATGCCGGGCTACGGTACTATCAGGTTACAACGGATGGCGAGCGTGCCAAGTTCATGTCCGACTGCCAGGAGAAAATCACCAATTTCACCACGCCTTTGGTGTTCTTCACGCTTGAGCTGAACCGCTTGGATGCAGATGCATTGAAGGCGATGTATGCGGAGAATGCTGATCTGGCTCGCTACGCACCTGTGATCCGACGTATTCAGGCTATGAAGCCGCATCAACTCTCTGATGAACTTGAGAAATTCCTGCATGATCTGGGTGTTGTAGGGGACGCATGGGAACGCCTTTTTGACGAAACCATTGCCGGTCTGACTTTTGATGTGGACGGCGATGAGATGGGCATCGAGGCGACGCTCAACCTTCTGACCGAGCAGGATCGTAACAAACGCGAGGCGGCTAGCCGCGAATTGGCGCGTGTGTTTCAAGACAACATCAAAGTCTTTGCCCGTGTACACAACACATCGGCCAAGGAAAAAGAAGTCCTTGACCGCTGGCGCAACATGCCCACGGCGCAAACCGGGCGGCACTTGTCCAACGATGTGGAGGCCGAGGTGGTCGAGGCGCTGCGCAACGCAGTGGTCGCGGCCTATCCCAAGCTGAGCCATCGCTATTATGAGCTTAAGCGTAAGTGGCTGGGCCTCGACACAATGCAGGTCTGGGACCGCAATGCGCCCCTGCCGATGGAAGAAACGCGCGTCATTGACTGGCCGCAGGCGCAGAAAATGGTGATGGAGGCCTATAGCGCATTTGATCCACGCATGGGCGATCTTGCTGATCCGTTCTTCAACAAAGGCTGGATTGATGCGGCCGTGAAACCTGGCAAGGCGCCCGGAGCGTTTGCACATCCTACGGTGACCAATGTGCATCCGTATGTGATGCTGAACTATCTCGGTAAACCGCGTGATGTGATGACGCTGGCGCATGAGTTGGGCCATGGTGTGCATCAGGTGCTGGCGGCTGAGCAAGGCGAGCTATTGTCCTCAACACCGCTCACTCTGGCCGAAACGGCGTCGGTCTTCGGCGAGATGCTAACCTTTCGCAAGATGCTCGACGGGGCCAAGGATCAGGCCGAGCGCAAGGTGCTTCTTGCGGGCAAAGTTGAGGACATGATCAACACGGTCGTGCGACAGATCGCGTTCTATGATTTCGAATGCAAACTGCACGCCGCGCGCCGCGAGGGGGAGTTAACACCTGAAGATATCGGCGCGCTCTGGATGTCGGTGCAAGGCGAAAGCCTTGGGCCTGCCTTTGAGTTCATGGACGGGTACGAGACATTCTGGGCTTATATCCCGCATTTCGTGCATTCACCCTTCTACGTCTACGCCTATGCCTTTGGCGACGGGTTGGTGAACGCGCTTTATGCGGTTTACGAGGAAAATCCGGACGGGTTTCAGGACAAGTATTTCGACATGCTCAAAGCAGGCGGGTCGATGCACCACAAAGAGCTTTTGGCTCCCTTCGGCTTGGACGCCTCTGATCCGGCCTTCTGGGACAAGGGTTTGTCGATGATCTCTGGCTTTATTGATGAGCTTGAGGCGATGGAGGGCTGA
- a CDS encoding GNAT family N-acetyltransferase, whose protein sequence is MTVRVNVPPGLRLTLGILLIVGGTFGFLPILGFWMIPLGIGVAALDVMPLYRRLRGRAAARKPKTFTLAPLLREEVAKVKHLGLPDTQADFVGTISEMTNEPDLLQDFHYARYGNDVVGFFKIDRDFSRTVARLPKGTHGFRGLLIGAQFQGQGFGHALLSELPGYVARHYLVSGLWLAVDADNSHAIRLYKRHGWVLDGPQRKGRIAMEDVMRLPISADCPSSHVD, encoded by the coding sequence GTGACGGTCAGGGTGAACGTGCCGCCGGGTCTGCGGCTAACCCTTGGCATCCTATTGATTGTAGGCGGTACCTTTGGGTTCCTACCCATTCTCGGTTTCTGGATGATCCCTCTTGGGATTGGAGTCGCAGCGCTTGATGTTATGCCGCTCTATCGCAGGCTGCGTGGCAGAGCGGCGGCGCGGAAGCCCAAAACATTTACCCTCGCACCGCTGCTGCGTGAAGAGGTTGCCAAGGTAAAGCACCTTGGCTTGCCCGATACGCAGGCTGATTTTGTTGGTACGATTTCCGAGATGACAAATGAACCGGATCTGCTGCAAGATTTTCATTACGCCCGCTACGGCAATGACGTCGTGGGTTTTTTCAAGATCGACCGAGACTTTTCACGCACGGTAGCGCGCCTGCCGAAAGGCACGCATGGGTTTCGCGGCCTTTTGATCGGAGCGCAGTTTCAGGGGCAGGGATTTGGTCACGCGCTTCTGTCAGAGCTACCTGGCTACGTGGCGCGCCACTATCTGGTTTCTGGTCTGTGGCTTGCGGTAGATGCGGATAACTCCCATGCGATCCGGCTCTACAAACGTCATGGTTGGGTGCTGGACGGACCACAGCGCAAGGGCCGGATTGCCATGGAAGACGTGATGCGTTTGCCTATTTCAGCTGACTGTCCTTCGAGCCACGTCGATTGA
- a CDS encoding DksA/TraR family C4-type zinc finger protein, translating into MAGGWARDGAVNEQIEASIEDELQRLKTKSQPVGDSFTHCAECEEPIPEARRTAIPGVKLCIDCQQDRDSTYKARGGINRRGSKDSQLK; encoded by the coding sequence ATGGCCGGAGGCTGGGCGCGCGATGGCGCGGTGAATGAACAGATCGAGGCCTCAATCGAGGACGAGCTACAGCGTCTGAAGACCAAATCGCAACCCGTTGGAGATAGCTTCACGCATTGTGCCGAATGCGAAGAACCTATTCCAGAGGCACGCCGCACCGCTATTCCCGGCGTAAAGCTCTGCATAGATTGTCAGCAAGACCGGGACAGCACCTATAAGGCACGCGGCGGTATCAATCGACGTGGCTCGAAGGACAGTCAGCTGAAATAG
- a CDS encoding methyltransferase family protein, whose protein sequence is MKKLDTVASNWTALIGCVCLGLGIAYRAVVPADNAVSGALFLVFCYLVPVALYELVVRKIHRSPSTGLNWEQIRAANPKRVMVKLVGFGAVIMAVIAIHAVFRIYAVERLILPLAAMQILLPLCLPIIIAYFVIIDRRMRDPHDGYHEFGLWLLRRNPNPDYSILKDFVLGWAIKGFFLPIMFAYLTLNMPGLHENTVQLAQGPVAAVLYLTTALVVVELTIVVVGYAMTVRLFDAHIRSPNGLLGAWVVTLICYEPFRALASGTIYPYRTDRDWSAVAGEYPLLMWPWMALILFAFGLWVWATAIFGLRWSNLTHRGIITNGPYAFTKHPDYVAKSLFFWLTAAPFLTAFTTWQAVTATLSLFVINAVYYGRARMEEKHLSEDPAYVEYALAMNERSVFRRLARALPFLIYKAPNAQSDDKPVGKVDAQQGLPAE, encoded by the coding sequence GTGAAAAAGCTCGACACTGTCGCAAGCAATTGGACGGCGCTTATCGGATGCGTCTGTCTAGGTTTGGGCATTGCCTATCGCGCTGTTGTTCCCGCCGACAACGCCGTGTCTGGCGCGCTTTTTCTGGTGTTTTGCTATCTTGTACCCGTGGCGCTCTATGAGCTTGTTGTTCGCAAGATCCACCGCAGTCCCTCAACCGGCCTCAACTGGGAACAGATCCGTGCCGCGAACCCAAAGCGAGTCATGGTTAAACTCGTCGGGTTTGGCGCAGTAATCATGGCAGTCATTGCTATTCACGCTGTGTTCCGCATCTACGCGGTAGAGAGACTGATCCTGCCTCTCGCAGCGATGCAGATACTGCTGCCTCTTTGTCTGCCGATCATCATTGCGTATTTCGTCATCATTGACCGCCGCATGCGCGATCCGCATGACGGCTATCATGAATTCGGTCTTTGGCTTTTGCGGAGAAATCCAAACCCCGACTATTCTATTCTCAAGGACTTTGTCTTGGGCTGGGCCATTAAGGGGTTTTTCCTGCCTATCATGTTCGCCTATCTGACGCTCAATATGCCGGGTCTTCACGAGAACACCGTGCAGCTGGCGCAAGGGCCGGTGGCCGCCGTTCTTTACCTCACGACGGCGCTGGTGGTGGTCGAATTGACCATTGTCGTGGTGGGTTACGCCATGACGGTTCGACTTTTTGATGCTCATATCCGATCCCCCAACGGGCTCTTGGGGGCGTGGGTGGTCACGCTCATTTGCTATGAACCGTTCCGAGCCCTAGCGTCGGGAACGATTTACCCTTACCGCACGGATCGCGATTGGTCGGCGGTTGCCGGAGAGTATCCGCTACTCATGTGGCCGTGGATGGCGCTTATTCTTTTCGCGTTCGGGCTATGGGTCTGGGCGACGGCCATCTTTGGTCTGCGCTGGTCCAACCTGACCCATCGCGGCATCATCACCAACGGGCCATATGCCTTTACCAAACATCCCGATTATGTCGCGAAGAGCCTTTTCTTCTGGTTGACCGCCGCGCCATTCCTGACCGCCTTCACCACGTGGCAGGCGGTGACGGCCACCCTATCTCTCTTCGTTATCAACGCGGTCTACTATGGTCGTGCACGGATGGAGGAAAAGCACCTCTCAGAAGACCCGGCCTACGTCGAATATGCGCTGGCCATGAACGAACGCAGTGTGTTTCGCAGGCTTGCTCGGGCGTTGCCCTTCCTCATTTACAAAGCGCCGAATGCGCAATCTGACGATAAGCCAGTAGGCAAGGTTGATGCCCAACAGGGGCTGCCAGCTGAATAA
- a CDS encoding alpha/beta hydrolase, whose amino-acid sequence MRLFLFACFVGLTACAPREAAQYAAPVPEAQIEQVYVATQKALDNNGQTFGERRTGEMNYFRAAVSVPPTHEPGRIEWPDGPPDAATDFVVTETKVYETPNQFLRDVKSERSGSETQVFVHGFNATLSDGMYRTAQMHADFGRGVPTVLFSWASAGDPRGYIYDRDSVLYARDDLEDLLKQLTRGPNDRVVLIAHSMGSQLVMEVMRQAALRGDRTLLNRINAVVLMSPDIDPDVFRRQAEAIGDMPDPFLIFVSQQDRALGLASFITGRKPRLGVINSPEAVADLPVRVIDFTALANGEGLDHAVATTSPSAIAVLRGMMSQAGAGASAFQRYMVLTTSPPIGP is encoded by the coding sequence GTGCGCCTTTTCCTTTTTGCCTGTTTTGTTGGTTTAACGGCTTGCGCACCCCGCGAAGCCGCACAATACGCAGCACCCGTGCCTGAGGCCCAGATCGAACAGGTCTATGTGGCCACGCAAAAGGCTTTGGACAATAACGGGCAGACCTTTGGCGAGCGGCGAACAGGCGAGATGAACTACTTTCGTGCGGCTGTCTCAGTTCCGCCAACCCATGAACCGGGTCGCATCGAATGGCCAGATGGCCCGCCAGATGCCGCGACCGATTTCGTCGTGACGGAAACCAAAGTTTATGAGACGCCCAATCAATTCCTACGGGACGTGAAATCAGAACGCTCGGGTTCTGAAACGCAAGTTTTCGTGCATGGCTTCAACGCGACCCTGTCCGATGGCATGTACCGCACCGCGCAAATGCATGCTGATTTTGGGCGCGGGGTGCCTACGGTGCTCTTTTCATGGGCCTCGGCGGGCGACCCGCGTGGTTACATCTATGACCGCGACAGTGTGCTCTACGCGCGCGACGACCTTGAAGACTTGCTCAAGCAGCTCACGCGGGGGCCCAATGACCGCGTTGTTCTGATTGCCCATTCCATGGGATCACAGCTCGTCATGGAGGTGATGCGTCAGGCGGCGCTTCGTGGAGATCGCACATTGCTCAATCGGATCAATGCGGTGGTTCTGATGTCGCCTGATATTGATCCTGATGTCTTTCGCAGGCAAGCCGAGGCCATCGGAGACATGCCGGATCCCTTCCTGATCTTCGTATCACAACAAGACCGTGCGCTGGGCCTTGCCAGTTTCATCACAGGTCGCAAGCCGCGCCTTGGCGTGATCAACAGCCCCGAAGCTGTGGCGGACTTACCTGTTCGGGTGATCGATTTTACTGCACTCGCCAACGGAGAAGGGCTTGATCACGCAGTCGCCACAACCTCACCTTCGGCAATTGCAGTGCTTCGAGGTATGATGTCCCAGGCAGGCGCGGGTGCGTCCGCTTTTCAACGTTACATGGTCCTGACGACATCGCCACCCATCGGCCCCTAA
- the rpoH gene encoding RNA polymerase sigma factor RpoH translates to MSNYANLPAPSPEAGLNRYLQEIRKFPLLEPEQEYMLAKAWVEKEDTDAAHQMVTSHLRLAAKIAMGYRGYGLPQAEVISEANVGLMQAVKRFDPEKGFRLATYAMWWIRASIQEYILRSWSMVKLGTTSAQKKLFFNLRKAKARIGALEEGDMHPDNVARIAHDLGVTEDEVISMNRRMSGGDASLNATVGSEGEGTMQWQDWLEDEDADQAGDYEAKDELDARRELLAEAMSVLNDREKDILTQRRLSDKTITLEDLSAQYDVSRERIRQIEVRAFEKLQKRMRSLAQEKGMLASV, encoded by the coding sequence ATGAGTAACTACGCAAATCTTCCCGCACCGTCACCAGAGGCCGGTCTGAACCGCTATTTGCAGGAAATCCGCAAATTCCCGCTGTTGGAACCGGAACAGGAATACATGCTGGCCAAGGCCTGGGTCGAGAAAGAAGATACCGACGCCGCCCATCAGATGGTCACAAGCCACCTGCGCCTGGCGGCCAAAATTGCCATGGGCTACCGCGGCTATGGCCTGCCGCAGGCCGAGGTCATCTCGGAGGCGAATGTAGGCCTGATGCAGGCGGTGAAACGCTTTGACCCAGAAAAGGGTTTCCGTCTGGCCACCTATGCCATGTGGTGGATCCGCGCCAGCATTCAGGAATACATCCTGCGCAGTTGGTCGATGGTCAAACTGGGCACGACAAGCGCGCAGAAAAAGCTTTTCTTCAACCTGCGCAAGGCCAAGGCGCGCATTGGCGCGTTGGAAGAAGGGGATATGCACCCCGACAATGTGGCGCGCATTGCGCATGATTTGGGCGTCACCGAAGACGAAGTGATCAGCATGAACCGCCGCATGTCGGGTGGCGATGCGTCATTGAATGCCACAGTGGGCTCCGAAGGCGAGGGCACCATGCAATGGCAGGATTGGCTCGAAGACGAGGATGCCGATCAAGCGGGTGACTACGAGGCCAAGGACGAGTTGGACGCGCGTCGTGAGCTTTTGGCTGAGGCGATGTCGGTGCTCAATGACCGTGAAAAAGATATCCTGACGCAGCGGCGCCTGAGCGACAAGACCATCACGCTTGAGGACCTGAGTGCGCAATACGACGTCAGCCGCGAACGCATCCGCCAGATTGAAGTGCGCGCGTTTGAGAAGCTACAAAAGCGCATGCGGTCCCTGGCACAGGAGAAGGGCATGTTGGCCTCAGTCTGA
- a CDS encoding RluA family pseudouridine synthase, whose product MGEAPSKTISVRIAADPPPRLDKALARDVPEAAALSRTRLTRLIAEGCVQIGGAPVMDPKRKVSEGDIVEITVPQAEELDTVAQDIPLDVVHEDADLIVVNKPAGLVVHPAPGSPDGTLVNALLHHCGDSLSGIGGERRPGIVHRIDKDTSGLLVVAKSDKAHHGLAAQFEAHSVERKYLALVHGMPDAADPRLRGIKGASFEAGNILKLTTQLTRHKTDRQKQAVVFQSGRHAVTRARRIETFGSPPQVSLVECWLETGRTHQIRVHMAHAGHGLVGDPVYGGRRKMNARALNEAGFSAVEAFSRQALHAAVLGFEHPVSGEALRFEAPLPSDFAELLGKLRSST is encoded by the coding sequence ATGGGCGAAGCCCCTTCTAAGACGATTTCCGTGCGCATTGCGGCGGATCCGCCGCCTCGCCTTGATAAGGCGCTTGCGCGCGATGTGCCAGAGGCGGCGGCCTTGTCCCGCACGCGCCTGACGCGGCTGATTGCAGAAGGGTGCGTGCAGATAGGGGGCGCGCCGGTCATGGACCCCAAACGTAAGGTGTCCGAGGGAGACATTGTTGAGATTACCGTACCTCAGGCCGAAGAGCTTGATACAGTTGCGCAGGATATTCCTCTCGACGTGGTGCATGAAGACGCAGACCTCATCGTGGTGAACAAACCCGCTGGCCTTGTTGTGCATCCCGCACCAGGCAGCCCGGATGGCACGCTGGTGAACGCACTTTTGCATCATTGTGGCGACAGCCTTTCTGGTATCGGAGGTGAACGTCGCCCCGGCATTGTGCACCGCATCGACAAGGACACCTCGGGTCTTCTGGTTGTGGCCAAATCGGACAAGGCGCATCACGGGTTGGCGGCGCAGTTTGAAGCCCATAGCGTTGAACGAAAATACCTTGCCCTCGTGCATGGGATGCCAGATGCCGCCGATCCCCGCCTTCGTGGCATCAAAGGGGCCAGCTTTGAGGCTGGCAATATCCTTAAACTCACCACGCAACTGACACGCCATAAAACCGACCGGCAGAAGCAGGCTGTTGTGTTTCAAAGTGGCCGCCATGCCGTGACGCGCGCGCGACGCATTGAGACCTTTGGAAGTCCACCGCAAGTGTCACTGGTTGAGTGCTGGCTCGAAACCGGGCGCACACACCAGATCCGGGTGCACATGGCCCATGCCGGGCATGGTTTGGTTGGCGATCCGGTCTATGGCGGTCGGCGGAAAATGAACGCCCGAGCGCTCAATGAAGCGGGTTTTTCAGCCGTAGAGGCCTTTTCCCGTCAGGCGCTTCACGCAGCGGTTTTGGGCTTTGAGCACCCGGTTTCGGGTGAAGCCCTGCGGTTTGAAGCGCCTTTACCATCTGATTTTGCAGAACTATTGGGAAAACTGCGCAGTTCCACATGA
- a CDS encoding DUF6476 family protein — protein sequence MNDTPDPNPIDPGLVKYLRLLVTVLTAVMVVGFIVIVVLFVTKFSDAFGPEMPDKITLPDGTVPTAYTRGDGWYAVVTEDNQILIFNAETGELRQEIAIEVGK from the coding sequence ATGAATGACACTCCAGATCCAAACCCCATCGACCCCGGGCTGGTGAAATACCTGCGCCTTCTGGTCACCGTGCTGACCGCCGTGATGGTTGTGGGGTTCATAGTGATCGTGGTGCTCTTTGTCACCAAGTTCTCCGACGCGTTCGGCCCGGAAATGCCAGATAAGATTACCCTGCCCGACGGCACGGTCCCTACGGCCTATACGCGCGGCGATGGCTGGTATGCGGTGGTGACGGAAGACAACCAGATCCTGATCTTTAACGCCGAAACGGGCGAGTTGCGGCAGGAAATTGCGATTGAGGTCGGGAAATAA